A single Pygocentrus nattereri isolate fPygNat1 chromosome 28, fPygNat1.pri, whole genome shotgun sequence DNA region contains:
- the rexo1 gene encoding RNA exonuclease 1 homolog, giving the protein MLRSTGFFRGVECPLAGCNRPYCHFRHSRPPAGLGGSKRTRETPAGSNDQGYDPFSPEVVRPGDQYNAEASDASAGSALDPGAMELELVNRAIEAVRSEMEKDKKKLSQIGDQGYEPANSSVKAGYKRQVASSSSSHNAYDPGSYQMGQASDYNPTPRSSKYTLDSETGNHANSMEYVPTAVSKPGVKKAPAATSRVPATLPASSSSKCKYTLDNSKPPTDMEYDPLLNFSAKPVSKSGKEVDGRKRTHPAGWEKQSTDEEYVPTVKKPRQILQSTPDPPKYTASFTESDEESSGTEYRPTLVSRLKCRKSSVGSMEENSRRSVADGSGAHKQPQEPATGGFESDFDTEEAKDKLPDKKVSGHSGQAKSKVEKTKKESKDSVKKSSSSHKEKKGSSHVEKPSKKSIQENVKKEKNHGKTMEEKVRSKERDSDGACKEGKEGRSKKLEKVRGEKERVGGDAKRAKTDKLDQSKKNSSKYKEQKNGKLESGGQRDKDKKRNSSSSSNNSSSKDKSKKSNSSLEAKVPKAKPRSLSHADLFGDESPEEEEEEEDDDEEDERIVRKSASAFKRGALISNNRKASEAAAFSSEDDGPEDEGEGDDDVDHGDEDEDEDVDDSAVDYAALQTDVDYDSDPMEECLRIFNESKDVKTEDKGRQAKQPPKEEQEDQDADSTLTTLFPGQKKRVSHFKAKGNEETSLNVLPKPQRRLTAQEVCYQRMQIAQQQAVQLAAAVKTASASSGSTPSSAFSGEKRRVMHRPNPSLISAKPGLADAQRAGRGVLSPTRTVPDQLSVKAHTSAGMLSKTVSTSAAKRVAHTPTLKSSSMKRPVIPTEFGAKVPTNVRQRYLNVFIDECLKFCPSEEVAFQMGLDEEKLVYDRSSSKNIYLNVAVNTLKKLRSKCLAAPSPTTKKTGVSVNKKVQSHEGVLGGRLAATTSYTINRLGKQQDMDLKGAVLYRKLKPYVLTEEQLQEHSYPRPHPERLGHAVIYNLPEKKNNDPFSKVCCRCGAEYKINALGSCVRKEECSHHWGRLRRYRVPGGWETQYSCCSGAVGSPGCQVAKQHVQDGRKESLDSYVKTFSKPVPADGNGGVYALDCEMCYTKQGLELTRVTVINSDLKVVYDTFVKPESKVVDYNTRFSGVTEEDLENATMRLRDVQAVLLNMFSAESILIGHSLESDLLALKLLHSMVVDTAVVFPHRLGLPYKRALRNLMADYLKRIIQDNVEGHDSSEDASACMELMIWKIKEDAKVKR; this is encoded by the exons ATGCTGCGGTCCACTGGCTTTTTCCGCGGGGTTGAGTGTCCGCTGGCCGGCTGTAACAGACCGTACTGCCACTTCAGACACTCGCGGCCACCGGCTGGACTCGGCGGCTCTAAGAGGACCAGAGAGACCCCGGCAGGCTCGAACG ACCAAGGTTATGATCCATTCAGCCCTGAGGTGGTTAGACCAGGAGACCAGTACAATGCAGAGGCATCAGATGCTTCAGCAGGCTCGGCTTTGGACCCAGGGGCCATGGAGCTGGAGCTGGTCAACCGGGCCATCGAGGCGGTGCGGAGCGAAATGGAGAAGGACAAAAAGAAGCTCTCTCAGATTGGGGACCAGGGATACGAGCCTGCCAACAGCTCCGTTAAAGCAGGTTACAAGAGACAAGTggcttcttcttcatcttctcatAATGCTTATGATCCGGGGAGTTATCAGATGGGCCAAGCTTCAGACTACAACCCTACACCGCGATCCAGCAAATACACTCTGGATTCAGAGACCGGCAACCATGCCAATTCAATGGAGTACGTACCTACGGCTGtctccaaacctggagtgaaaaaAGCACCTGCTGCAACGTCCCGCGTCCCTGCTACGCTCCCTGCGTCTTCCTCCTCAAAGTGTAAATACACGCTGGACAATTCCAAACCCCCCACGGACATGGAGTATGATCCACTTTTAAACTTTTCTGCTAAACCTGTCAGTAAGAGCGGGAAAGAGGTGGACGGGAGAAAGAGAACACATCCCGCAGGCTGGGAGAAGCAAAGCACGGACGAGGAATACGTTCCCACTGTAAAGAAGCCCAGACAGATCCTCCAAAGCACGCCAGATCCTCCAAAGTACACAGCCAGCTTCACAGAGTCTGATGAGGAAAGCTCCGGAACGGAGTACCGGCCCACGCTTGTGAGCCGTCTGAAGTGTCGGAAAAGCAGTGTGGGCTCAATGGAGGAGAACAGCAGGAGATCCGTAGCAGATGGCAGTGGTGCACATAAACAACCTCAGGAACCCGCAACAGGAGGCTTTGAGTCTGATTTTGATACTGAGGAGGCGAAGGACAAGCTGCCTGATAAAAAAGTGTCTGGACACAGCGGCCAGGCGAAGAGCAAAGTAGAAAAGACcaagaaagagagcaaagatTCTGTAAagaagagcagcagcagccataaagagaaaaaaggaagctCTCATGTGGAGAAACCCTCAAAGAAGTCTATTCAGGAGAATGTGAAAAAGGAGAAGAACCACGGGAAGACCATGGAGGAGAAGGTCCGATCCAAAGAGAGGGATTCAGACGGAGCGTGCAAAGAAGGGAAAGAGGGGAGGAGCAAGAAGTTGGAGAAGGTGAGGGGAGAGAAGGAGCGAGTCGGTGGGGATGCCAAGAGGGCTAAAACAGACAAGCTGGACCAAAGCAAGAAGAACTCTAGCAAAtacaaagaacagaaaaatggaaaattggAGAGTGGTGGACAACGAGACAAggacaaaaagagaaacagtagcagcagcagcaacaacagcagcagcaaagacaaaagcaaaaaaagcaaCTCCTCTTTGGAGGCCAAAGTGCCGAAGGCCAAGCCACGTTCCCTGAGTCACGCTGACCTTTTTGGAGATGAGAGCcccgaggaggaggaggaggaggaagatgatgatgaggaaGACGAGCGGATAGTGAGGAAGTCTGCCTCGGCTTTCAAACGAGGCGCTCTGATCAGCAATAACAGAAAAGCTTCAGAAGCTGCTGCCTTTTCATCAGAGGATGATGGGCCTGAAGAcgagggagagggagatgatgatgttgatcatggtgatgaggatgaggatgaggatgttGATGACAGTGCAGTGGACTATGCCGCCCTACAGACAGATGTGGACTATGACTCTGATCCTATGGAGGAATGTCTGCGGATCTTTAACGAGTCCAAGGATGTTAAGACAGAAGACAAGGGCAGGCAAGCTAAACAG CCTCCTAAGGAGGAGCAGGAAGACCAGGACGCAGACAGCACTTTAACCACACTCTTCCCTGGCCAGAAGAAGAGAGTTTCACATTTTAAGGCCAAAGGAAAT GAGGAGACGTCGCTGAATGTCTTACCGAAGCCACAGCGGAGGCTGACCGCGCAGGAAGTGTGTTACCAGCGCATGCAGATCGCTCAGCAGCAGGCAGTGCAGCTCGCCGCAGCCGTGAAAACTGCCTCCGCATCCTCTGGCTCCACCCCCAGCTCTGCCTTTtcaggagagaagaggagagtaATGCATCGGCCTAACCCCTCCTTAATCTCTGCAAAACCTG GTTTAGCAGATGCACAGCGGGCTGGCCGTGGGGTACTGTCACCCACCAGGACGGTACCGGatcagctgtcagtcaaagCCCACACATCTGCCGGCATGCTGTCCAAAACGGTGTCCACTTCTGCAGCAAAGAGAGTGGCTCACACCCCTACCCTCAAG AGCTCTTCTATGAAGAGGCCAGTAATCCCCACAGAGTTTGGAGCCAAGGTGCCCACTAATGTCCGTCAGCGCTACCTCAATGTTTTCATTGACGAATGTCTTAAGTTCTGTCCCTCAGAAGAGGTCGCCTTCCAGATG ggTCTGGATGAGGAGAAGCTAGTGTATGACAGAAGCAGCAGTAAAAACATCTACCTGAATGTTGCAGTGAACACACTGAAGAAGCTCCGCAGCAAGTGTCTCGCTGCTCCCTCACCCACCACCA AGAAGACCGGTGTGTCAGTAAATAAGAAGGTTCAGTCTCATGAGGGTGTTCTGGGTGGTCGGCTGGCAGCTACGACCAGCTATACCATCAACCGCCTGGGCAAACAGCAGGACATGGACCTCAAAG GTGCAGTTCTGTACCGGAAACTGAAACCGTACGTTTTGACTGAGGAGCAGCTGCAGGAACACAGTTACCCCAGACCTCATCCAGAGCGTTTGGGTCATGCAGTCATCTACAACCTCCCtgagaagaaaaacaatgacC CCTTCTCTAAAGTGTGCTGCAGGTGTGGCGCCGAATACAAAATCAACGCCCTCGGCAGCTGCGTTCGCAAGGAGGAGTGCAGCCATCACTGGGGCAGATTGCGCAGATACAGAG TGCCGGGAGGGTGGGAGACTCAGTACAGCTGCTGTTCCGGTGCTGTGGGCTCTCCTGGGTGTCAGGTGGCTAAA CAACATGTTCAGGACGGCCGTAAAGAGTCTTTAGACAGTTACGTGAAAACCTTCAGCAAGCCTGTACCAGCCGACGGCAATGGAGGCGTCTACGCTTTGGACTGTGAGATG TGCTACACAAAGCAAGGCTTGGAGCTGACCAGAGTGACGGTCATCAACTCGGACCTTAAAGTGGTTTATGACACATTTGTGAAACCAGAGAGTAAAGTGGTGGACTACAACACACG GTTCTCGGGTGTGACGGAGGAGGATTTAGAGAATGCTACAATGAGGCTGCGAGACGTCCAAGCTGTTTTACTGAACATGTTCAGCGCTGAGTCCATCCTGATCGGCCACAGTCTGGAGAGTGACCTCTTAGCCCTTAAG TTGCTGCACAGCATGGTCGTAGACACGGCTGTGGTTTTCCCTCACCGCCTCGGGCTGCCCTACAAGCGAGCTCTCCGCAACCTCATGGCAGACTACCTCAAACGCATCATCCAGGACAACG TGGAGGGACATGACTCCAGCGAGGACGCCTCCGCCTGCATGGAGCTCATGATATGGAAGATCAAAGAGGATGCCAAAGTCAAGAGATGA